One Candidatus Vicinibacter affinis DNA window includes the following coding sequences:
- a CDS encoding gliding motility-associated C-terminal domain-containing protein, translating into MANIIWISLENAYIYAEISICKKLMKRGIFLFILLICFNSCLANNCVNCCDVPLLEKYFNVNSKYNQHSEFKSDQFISPAPSCNILCNTDFEDDKLVALGRFGFFHEDLVSCWATTATDRQIEIWGSGFNGVPAYSGNQFAELNANMVSTLYQEFDASPGSSVTISFAHRGRAGIDALQVEVGPLGGPYINLGEFSAGTTAWVYNTVSYTFPQNIQSKYTIRFKSVRAAGGATVGNFLDAISITLSKPVTEFKIISPLCPFDSSGSIEVNVQGGLPPYTFKWLPPLNSSDSIVSGLAAGIYKMELRDFYGCGEEITFNLTSKYNVDSVVVKEQVCGSYYWPLSDETYDSSGNYSVHLTSEFGCDSIVILDLKVLPTHRSEYKTKSCGSYYWEVSGNLYSKTGIYTVSKPSANGCDSVFKLDLEILPVYTEKVIVSVCDFYTSPINGKIYTSSGIYFDSLQTSEGCDSIIQLDLMVSNSFHKLEKEVHCEFYTWNVNQVTYQQSGIYTATFNTTSGCDSIYTLDLTIYPKVNTIESRKSCNSYTWPVNGITYVETGTYSYTLSSSNGCDSVILLELEIYANYQRVDTVKVCEEYLWPVNGKSYTTSGLYHVDYNNQFGCDSNFTLFLTVHNRNFEKQIVKSCQSFKWFVTGLNYQTSGIYEAKFINKYGCDSTILLDLTIYPEYFLEEQVRVCDEYFWPVNGRKYTQSGIYKSHNATKEGCDSIYILNLSVDKSFIIYDTIQAIESYTWPVNGEVYNESGTYELNFQTEEGCDSLHILILEIKLRGDIFVPNVFSPNGDGVNDHFTIYSSPEIRIIDRLRLYNRWGELMFDRSKFEPNVDHNGWGGNFKEQPVAPGVFIYVVEWTDLKNDRHVKSGDATLVR; encoded by the coding sequence GTGGCAAATATAATTTGGATTAGCCTGGAGAATGCCTATATTTATGCAGAAATTTCAATCTGTAAGAAACTAATGAAAAGAGGGATTTTTCTTTTTATTCTGTTGATTTGTTTTAATTCCTGCCTGGCAAATAACTGTGTAAATTGTTGTGATGTTCCTCTTTTGGAAAAATATTTTAATGTAAATTCCAAATACAATCAGCATTCAGAATTTAAATCCGATCAATTTATCAGTCCTGCGCCCTCCTGTAACATTTTGTGTAATACCGATTTTGAGGATGACAAATTAGTAGCCTTGGGTAGATTTGGATTTTTTCATGAAGATTTGGTTTCTTGCTGGGCAACTACAGCTACTGACAGACAGATCGAGATCTGGGGTAGTGGATTTAATGGTGTGCCTGCCTATTCCGGCAACCAATTTGCAGAATTAAATGCAAACATGGTGTCCACACTTTATCAGGAATTCGATGCCTCACCCGGGAGTTCTGTAACAATTTCATTCGCTCACCGGGGAAGAGCCGGTATAGATGCTTTGCAAGTAGAGGTGGGACCCTTAGGAGGACCTTATATTAATTTGGGAGAGTTTTCTGCAGGTACCACTGCCTGGGTTTACAACACCGTGAGTTATACCTTCCCTCAAAACATTCAAAGTAAGTATACCATTAGATTTAAGTCAGTAAGAGCAGCAGGAGGTGCTACTGTTGGTAATTTTCTGGATGCCATTTCGATAACACTCTCAAAACCTGTAACTGAATTTAAAATTATTTCCCCTCTATGCCCTTTTGACAGTAGTGGTTCTATTGAAGTGAATGTTCAGGGAGGATTACCTCCTTATACATTTAAATGGTTGCCACCCTTAAATTCTTCCGACTCCATAGTGTCCGGATTAGCTGCGGGTATTTATAAAATGGAGCTTAGGGACTTTTATGGATGTGGAGAAGAAATAACGTTTAACCTTACCTCAAAATATAATGTAGATTCTGTAGTTGTGAAGGAGCAAGTTTGCGGTTCCTATTATTGGCCGCTTAGTGATGAAACTTATGATTCAAGCGGAAATTATTCAGTTCATCTAACAAGTGAATTTGGTTGTGATTCAATCGTGATATTGGATCTTAAAGTGTTGCCTACCCATAGATCGGAGTATAAAACTAAATCTTGCGGTTCCTATTATTGGGAAGTGAGTGGAAACCTTTATAGCAAAACTGGCATCTATACGGTATCAAAGCCAAGTGCGAATGGTTGTGACTCGGTTTTTAAACTTGATTTGGAAATCCTTCCTGTTTATACCGAAAAAGTAATCGTAAGTGTATGTGATTTTTATACATCACCTATAAATGGAAAAATTTATACTTCAAGTGGTATATATTTTGATTCCTTACAGACTTCTGAAGGTTGTGATTCTATTATCCAATTAGACCTAATGGTATCCAATAGTTTCCATAAATTAGAGAAAGAAGTTCATTGTGAATTTTATACATGGAATGTGAATCAAGTTACCTATCAGCAGAGTGGAATTTATACGGCCACTTTTAATACAACTTCAGGTTGTGATTCAATATATACGCTTGACTTAACGATATACCCAAAAGTTAATACCATTGAATCCCGCAAATCATGTAATTCATATACCTGGCCAGTAAATGGAATTACTTATGTTGAAACTGGTACATATTCATATACTTTGAGTAGCTCCAATGGTTGTGATTCTGTGATACTACTTGAATTGGAAATTTATGCAAATTATCAGAGGGTGGATACTGTAAAAGTTTGTGAAGAATATCTTTGGCCGGTGAATGGAAAAAGTTATACTACAAGTGGATTATACCATGTTGATTATAATAATCAGTTTGGATGTGACTCAAATTTTACACTTTTCTTAACTGTTCACAATAGAAATTTTGAAAAGCAAATTGTAAAATCTTGTCAATCTTTTAAATGGTTTGTGACCGGATTGAACTATCAAACGAGTGGTATTTATGAAGCAAAATTCATAAACAAATATGGTTGTGACTCCACCATATTATTGGACTTAACCATTTATCCGGAATATTTTCTGGAAGAACAGGTGAGGGTATGCGATGAATATTTCTGGCCTGTGAATGGAAGGAAATATACACAAAGTGGAATATACAAATCACACAATGCTACTAAAGAAGGATGTGATTCAATTTATATTTTGAATTTATCAGTAGATAAATCTTTTATCATTTATGACACAATACAAGCAATAGAAAGTTACACCTGGCCTGTAAATGGCGAAGTTTATAACGAATCTGGTACATACGAATTAAATTTTCAAACAGAAGAAGGATGTGATTCCTTGCATATACTAATACTTGAAATTAAATTGCGGGGAGATATTTTTGTCCCTAATGTTTTTTCACCAAATGGAGATGGAGTAAATGATCACTTTACAATTTATTCAAGTCCGGAAATCAGAATTATTGATAGATTGCGATTATATAACAGGTGGGGTGAATTGATGTTTGATCGATCTAAATTTGAACCCAATGTAGACCACAATGGTTGGGGTGGAAATTTCAAAGAGCAACCGGTAGCGCCCGGTGTTTTTATTTATGTTGTGGAGTGGACAGACCTTAAGAATGATCGACATGTAAAATCGGGTGATGCAACTTTAGTAAGATAA
- a CDS encoding carboxypeptidase regulatory-like domain-containing protein, giving the protein MKRSLITPLLKIIPMVMILGLITKNQIQAQSVTNAQILGIVTDEKGEPLVAATVQAKHIPSGTIYGVYTREDGRFNIPNMRVGGPYTVTVNYIGYKNYEEANIYLSLGQNLRYNVKMTPEAVSLDEVIITAKTNDILNSDRTGAATNIKKEALAALPTLSRSLDDFTRLTPQSRASSVASTTGTGTSFIGQDSRYNNLTIDGTIFNNSFGLASTPGGQANSTPIGLDAVEEIQVNLAPYDVRQGGFTGAGVNAVTKSGSNNLSGTAYYNMRNESFVGTKASDKSVVVQNFDIKQFGLSLGGPIIKDKLFFFINAEGERREDPVQFRAFRDGDVVGGSVTRVRASALDSLKDLLLNKYGYDPGEYDGYTLPTFSNKALAKLDYNLDSKNKISLRYNYLRSYRDVLASGSGAQGFRNGNTNALNFSSANYTINNDIHSAIIELNTIINSGLSNQLQVGYTANRDYRSSPSSRPFPLVDIREAGNTFTSFGYEAFTPNNRLNTNTIQFQDNLTWYRNNHTFTAGINFESFTFENTFTPRWYGNYTYNSLSDFYKATNGDTVTLAIFEQQYSVLPGKEIPVDKITIHQPGVYVQDQVSALDDRLNVTFGVRVDVPIYESDAAYLNQQAANLNFRDADGSTIQLRTDKLPKTQAMFSPRVGFNYDVKGDRTFQLRGGVGVFTGRVPFVWLANQISNNGVTKGSVRDQNAATRKYIFSDDVAKYVPENPKLAPSYNLAVTDENFKFPQLLRFNFAADHQLMYNVVGSIEGIFNKTINNIYYIDANQKGPVGSYAGADARQFYSGGSANRINTTVTDAILLKNTNQGYSFSITPKLERQFKNDFYLMMAYNFSVAKDLLTGGSIANSSWTDNLSYAGNNYPDLAYSNDDQRHRFITALSYKFKYSKYTSTQVSLFYQYFNQGRFSLTVNGDINQDGLTRNNDLMYVPNDGSEIEFKDAATADEQRAAFMNFVNSNEQLSKFKGGYFPRNGGLLPNIHGLDFTVIQEFKLNINSKAHRLQLRADVYNLLNMINQNWGGGNQVVVNTTPLKFEGKSADNKPLYSFAKDNNGQYRTNLLEKSARLADVWQLQVGLRYIFN; this is encoded by the coding sequence ATGAAACGAAGCTTAATTACTCCATTGCTTAAAATCATACCCATGGTAATGATTTTGGGACTGATCACCAAAAACCAGATCCAGGCACAGAGTGTCACCAATGCTCAGATATTGGGTATTGTGACGGACGAAAAAGGAGAGCCTCTCGTGGCTGCTACCGTTCAAGCGAAACACATTCCATCCGGTACCATTTACGGAGTTTATACCCGGGAAGATGGTAGGTTTAACATTCCGAACATGAGAGTTGGAGGGCCTTATACGGTGACGGTAAATTACATTGGCTACAAAAATTATGAGGAAGCCAACATTTATTTGTCCTTGGGTCAGAATTTGAGATACAATGTGAAGATGACTCCTGAAGCCGTATCGTTGGATGAGGTCATCATCACAGCTAAAACAAACGACATCCTCAATTCAGATCGCACAGGTGCCGCTACCAACATTAAAAAAGAAGCCTTGGCGGCTCTTCCTACACTTAGTAGATCTTTAGATGATTTTACCAGACTTACCCCTCAGAGCAGGGCTTCATCCGTGGCTTCCACAACAGGTACTGGAACTTCATTTATAGGACAGGACAGTCGATATAACAATTTGACAATCGACGGCACTATTTTTAATAACAGTTTTGGTCTGGCGTCAACACCCGGAGGGCAGGCAAATTCCACGCCAATTGGTTTGGATGCGGTAGAGGAGATCCAAGTAAACTTAGCGCCTTACGATGTAAGACAAGGAGGATTTACAGGTGCCGGTGTAAATGCGGTAACTAAATCAGGTTCCAACAATTTATCAGGAACGGCTTATTACAATATGCGGAATGAAAGTTTTGTGGGTACAAAGGCTTCAGATAAATCAGTGGTTGTTCAAAACTTCGACATCAAACAATTTGGATTGAGTTTAGGAGGACCCATTATAAAAGATAAATTATTCTTTTTCATAAATGCGGAAGGAGAAAGAAGAGAAGATCCAGTACAATTCAGGGCCTTCAGAGATGGAGATGTAGTAGGTGGAAGTGTAACAAGAGTCAGGGCCTCTGCCTTAGATTCATTAAAGGATCTTTTGCTGAACAAATATGGTTATGATCCGGGTGAATATGACGGTTATACTTTACCAACATTTAGCAACAAGGCTTTAGCCAAATTAGATTACAACCTGGACAGTAAAAATAAAATCAGCCTACGGTATAATTATCTTAGATCATACAGAGATGTTTTGGCAAGCGGCAGTGGTGCACAAGGATTCAGAAACGGAAATACAAACGCTCTGAATTTTAGCTCAGCCAATTATACCATCAACAATGATATTCACTCTGCCATTATAGAATTGAACACCATCATAAATTCAGGCCTTTCAAATCAATTGCAAGTTGGTTATACAGCTAATAGAGATTACCGGAGCAGTCCATCTTCCAGACCATTTCCTTTAGTTGATATACGGGAAGCAGGGAATACTTTTACTTCATTTGGTTATGAAGCATTTACACCCAATAACAGATTAAATACCAATACAATCCAATTTCAGGACAATTTGACCTGGTATAGGAATAATCATACCTTCACTGCTGGAATAAATTTTGAATCATTCACATTTGAAAATACTTTTACCCCCAGATGGTATGGAAACTATACTTATAATTCTTTAAGTGATTTTTATAAGGCAACCAATGGGGATACGGTAACGCTCGCCATTTTTGAGCAACAATACTCTGTATTGCCGGGAAAGGAAATTCCTGTTGATAAAATAACGATACATCAGCCAGGAGTGTATGTGCAAGATCAGGTGAGTGCGTTGGATGATCGGCTTAATGTTACATTTGGCGTAAGAGTGGATGTGCCAATTTATGAAAGTGATGCAGCCTATTTGAACCAGCAAGCTGCAAATCTTAATTTCAGAGATGCAGATGGAAGTACTATTCAGTTAAGGACAGACAAGTTGCCAAAAACACAGGCAATGTTCTCTCCACGAGTTGGATTCAACTATGATGTAAAAGGTGACAGAACTTTTCAGTTGAGAGGAGGTGTAGGCGTATTTACCGGAAGAGTTCCATTTGTTTGGTTGGCCAATCAAATCAGTAACAATGGTGTGACCAAAGGTTCTGTCAGAGATCAAAATGCAGCGACCAGAAAATATATATTCTCTGATGATGTAGCTAAATATGTCCCTGAAAATCCAAAGCTTGCACCAAGTTATAATCTTGCAGTTACGGATGAAAACTTTAAGTTTCCACAATTACTCAGATTTAATTTTGCTGCTGATCATCAATTGATGTATAATGTGGTTGGATCCATTGAAGGTATTTTTAATAAAACCATTAACAATATTTATTACATAGATGCTAACCAGAAAGGTCCGGTTGGAAGTTATGCAGGAGCAGATGCAAGACAATTTTACAGTGGAGGAAGTGCAAATAGAATCAATACTACGGTGACCGATGCTATTTTGTTGAAAAACACCAATCAAGGTTACTCTTTCTCCATCACACCAAAATTGGAAAGACAATTTAAAAATGACTTTTATTTAATGATGGCATACAATTTTTCTGTAGCCAAAGATTTGTTGACAGGAGGATCTATAGCCAATTCTTCCTGGACAGACAATCTTAGTTATGCAGGAAACAATTATCCTGATTTGGCTTATTCCAATGATGATCAAAGACATCGTTTCATAACCGCATTATCCTACAAGTTTAAGTATTCTAAATATACTTCCACACAAGTTTCATTATTCTATCAATATTTCAATCAAGGCAGATTTAGTCTTACTGTAAATGGTGATATTAATCAGGATGGATTAACCCGTAACAACGACCTGATGTATGTTCCTAACGATGGAAGTGAAATTGAATTTAAAGATGCGGCAACTGCTGATGAGCAAAGGGCAGCTTTTATGAATTTTGTGAATAGTAATGAACAGCTTTCAAAATTTAAAGGAGGATATTTTCCTAGAAATGGAGGATTGCTTCCGAACATCCATGGTTTAGATTTTACAGTTATCCAGGAATTTAAATTAAATATCAACTCCAAAGCACATCGTTTGCAATTAAGGGCAGATGTATACAATTTACTCAACATGATCAATCAGAATTGGGGAGGAGGAAACCAAGTGGTGGTGAATACAACCCCTTTAAAGTTTGAAGGAAAATCTGCAGACAATAAACCGTTGTATTCATTTGCAAAAGACAACAACGGACAATACCGTACGAATTTATTAGAAAAGTCTGCGAGATTGGCGGATGTTTGGCAGCTGCAAGTTGGATTAAGATATATTTTTAATTAA